From a single Gimesia fumaroli genomic region:
- a CDS encoding ATP-binding cassette domain-containing protein, whose protein sequence is MSLMSLNQISFTWSGPPLLDDLSLEINAGERIGLLGRNGAGKSTLMKIIAGELEPDDGEIRRDKDLRIARLVQEVPSGGTQRIHDIVAEAAKPFFEHDWEIDHAVERILSRMNLDRETTFESLSSGMKRRVLLAQSIVQSPDILLLDEPTNHLDIPAIKWLEQFLQSYEGTLLFVTHDRMFLQTLATRIIEIDRGQLYDWTCDYETFLKRKEALLEAEEKQNALFDKKLAEEEVWIRQGIKARRTRNEGRVRALKAMREERSQRRSKVGNVRMDVASGERSGQLVIEAKNVSFSYGAEPVIKDFSTLITRGDKIGIVGRNGAGKTTLLKLLLGELKPDTGSIRLGTNLEILYFDQLREQIDEEKTVIENVGEGLDTLTINGKPKNIYGYLQDFLFTPERARRPARYLSGGERNRLLLAKLFKRPTNLMVLDEPTNDLDAETLELLEELICNHPGTLLLVSHDRAFLNNVVTATLVFEEGGHVKEYAGGYDDYLLQSANNQNSEKNLVDTTARTEQASEPKKTVVKLTYKEERELAQIPQRIEELEQEQAELNSAMASPEFFKQSNEVITESTTRIEAIQQELELLLERWEELEARVS, encoded by the coding sequence ATCAAATTTCGTTTACCTGGAGTGGTCCGCCGTTATTGGATGATCTCAGCCTAGAAATCAATGCGGGTGAGCGGATTGGTTTATTGGGGAGAAATGGCGCTGGGAAATCTACACTGATGAAAATCATCGCCGGCGAGCTTGAGCCCGATGATGGTGAAATCAGACGTGATAAAGATCTACGGATCGCCCGGCTGGTCCAGGAAGTTCCCTCCGGTGGTACACAACGTATTCATGATATTGTTGCGGAGGCAGCAAAGCCTTTTTTTGAGCATGATTGGGAAATCGATCATGCCGTCGAACGCATCCTCTCACGTATGAATTTAGACAGGGAGACTACGTTTGAATCCTTGTCGTCAGGCATGAAACGCCGTGTGTTACTGGCACAGTCGATTGTACAGTCTCCTGATATTTTACTACTGGACGAACCGACGAATCATCTGGATATTCCTGCGATCAAATGGTTAGAGCAGTTTCTGCAGTCCTATGAAGGCACTTTATTGTTTGTGACTCACGACCGAATGTTTTTACAGACGCTTGCGACGCGTATCATCGAAATCGATCGCGGTCAACTTTATGACTGGACCTGCGATTATGAAACATTTCTCAAACGCAAAGAAGCCTTATTAGAAGCCGAAGAAAAACAGAATGCGCTGTTTGATAAAAAATTAGCAGAGGAGGAGGTTTGGATCAGGCAGGGGATCAAAGCCAGACGGACTCGCAATGAAGGTCGGGTTCGTGCTCTGAAGGCGATGCGGGAAGAACGGAGCCAGCGTCGATCCAAAGTGGGCAATGTACGGATGGATGTCGCCAGTGGAGAACGGTCGGGGCAATTGGTGATTGAAGCCAAAAATGTTTCGTTTTCCTATGGTGCAGAACCTGTGATTAAAGATTTTTCGACGCTGATTACCCGTGGCGATAAAATTGGGATCGTTGGTCGAAATGGTGCCGGGAAAACTACGTTACTCAAACTACTGTTGGGCGAACTCAAACCGGACACGGGTTCGATTCGATTAGGAACGAATCTGGAAATTCTGTACTTCGATCAACTCAGAGAGCAGATTGACGAAGAAAAAACCGTTATCGAAAACGTGGGAGAAGGGCTGGATACATTGACCATCAATGGGAAGCCTAAGAACATTTATGGGTATCTGCAGGACTTTCTCTTTACGCCGGAACGAGCCCGCCGCCCTGCCCGCTATCTATCGGGGGGGGAACGGAATCGGTTGTTGCTGGCGAAACTCTTCAAACGACCGACTAATCTGATGGTGCTTGACGAGCCGACCAACGATCTGGATGCAGAAACACTGGAACTACTGGAAGAATTGATCTGCAACCATCCGGGGACGTTGTTGCTGGTGAGCCACGATCGCGCCTTTCTGAATAATGTCGTGACGGCGACTCTGGTATTTGAAGAGGGGGGGCACGTCAAAGAATATGCTGGCGGGTATGATGACTATTTATTGCAGTCAGCGAATAATCAGAATTCAGAGAAAAATCTTGTTGATACAACTGCCAGGACAGAGCAGGCATCCGAACCAAAAAAAACAGTAGTCAAATTAACTTATAAAGAAGAGCGTGAGTTAGCACAGATTCCCCAGCGAATTGAAGAACTGGAGCAGGAGCAGGCAGAATTAAATTCGGCCATGGCGTCCCCGGAATTCTTTAAACAGTCAAATGAAGTGATTACGGAATCAACCACGCGTATCGAAGCGATTCAGCAGGAACTGGAATTATTGCTGGAACGCTGGGAAGAGTTAGAAGCACGCGTCTCGTAA